The genomic segment CAGCTACAAGGGATACGAGGGACAACTACTGGGACCCGCGTTCCGGCAATAAGAATAACATATCTATAGAATATGCAGACAAAATCTTCGGCGGCAGCAATATCTTTGTGAAGTATATCCTTGACACAACGTGGTATTATCCTATGCCCCTCGACACAGCAATAATGTTCCATGGCAGATATGGAGAAGGAAGAGGATTCAGGGGAGTAGACCTTCCTGCCAATGAAAAGTTCTATGTCGGGGGCATATATTCAGTGAGGGGTTTTGATTATGGCAAGGCCACAACTAAATCCACAATCGACCCTGTAACTAATGATCTTTTAGGAGCTGACAAGGAACTTATATTTAATTTAGAATATGTTGTGCCCTTGGTTAAAGATGCAAAAATTAACGGGGTGTTGTTTTATGATGCTGGTTCAGGTTTCGGGAAAGATGACTCCATCACCATGTCTGACATCAGGACAAGCGCAGGCGGAGGTTTCAGGTGGTTCTCACCTATTGGCCCATTACGCCTTGAATGGGGATACAACCTCGATCCGAGACCAGGCGAGCGGCAGAGCATCTGGGAATTTTCTATAGGAACTTTGTTTTAATATGGGGGGTCAGGGGGGATTTGAAAGGTTATTTCTAATGAATGAAAGGAGAATATAAAATGAAGCTCAGTAACAAAATGTTGTATGCAGTAATTACAGGTCTCTTCCTTGCGATGTATACCGTTATGCCGGTCATGGCTGAGGACATGAAAGTCGGCTTCATAGACGCGCAAAAGGTCCTGGATGAGAGTTTAAGGGGCAAACAGGTCAAAGACCAGCTTAACGAATATGTCCAGAGCCGGCAGAAGATCGTTGATATAGAAGAATCAGAACTCAAAAATCTTCAGGATGAGATGACTAAGCAGGGTGCCGTCCTGAGTCCGTCGGCAAAGCAGGAAAAGGAAGACCTGTTCCAGAGAAAATTCATGGACTATCAGAAAAAGGTTTCAGAATTACAAAAAGAAATTCAGCAGAGAAGAACCGATAAACTCGACGAATTTAATATTGAATTGAGAAAGATAGCAAAAAGCCTGGGAGAAAAAGAAGGCTATTCCATGATCCTGACAAACCTTGATGTAGACATCATTATTTATGCAATGCCATCCCTTAATCTGACTGAAAGTGTGATAAAGGAACTTGATAAGGGACTGACTAATGAAAAAGAGAACAAGAAGTAGGGACAGGCCTGTCCTGAGAGAAATCGAAAGAGTGGGGATGGGTTAAAAAGGGTATTATCGAGTGAACCGGAAAAGAGACATAACACTTAAAGAGATTGCAACCGCTATTAGCGGTGAACTGATTAACGGGCGTGGTGATATATTAATATCCAGTGTAGCGGGTCTGAGAGATGCTAAAATTGGAGAAATAAGTTTTCTTGCACACCGCAGATACCTGAAAGACATTGAGAAGACCCTGGCCTCAGCAGTGGTTATCCCGAAGGATATGTCATTTGACAGACTGCCTGCCATTAAAGTTGATAACCCCTACTTTGCGTTCTCACAGCTATTACACTTATTTCACGACAAGCCGTACTCTGCCAGAGGAGTAGACAGCAGCGCCTTTGTGGGAAACAATGTAGAATTAGGTGAGGATATATCCATTTTCCCTTATGTCTATATTGGTAATAATGCTGTAATAGGGAACAATGTCACCATATATCCATTCACATTCATTGGAGAGGGTTCTGTTATAGGGAGTAATTCTATAATATATTCAAATGTCGCAGTGAGGGAGATGTGCAGGATTGGCAGCCGTGTTATCATACATTGCGGAGCAGTAATCGGCAGTGACGGTTTTGGATATGTAACACACCACGGGATACATCATAAAATACCACAGATCGGTGGCGTCGTTATTGAAGATGATGTTGAGATTGGCGCCAATACTGCTATTGACAGGGGAACTACAGGAGACACGATAATCAGGAAAGGCTCTAAGATTGATAATCTTATTCAGGTAGCCCACAATGTATCAATTGGTGAAAATTGCCTGTTTGCCGCTCAGTCCGGAATAGCAGGGAGTTCAACAACAGGTAATTATGTAATAATGGCCGGTCAGTCCGGAGTAGCAGACCACATTAATGTGGGTAATAATGTTATAATTACAGGCCAGTCCGGGGCCACAAAGGATATAAAGGACGGAGAAACGGTCTCAGGCATGCCGGCCATGTCTCATCGCAGCTGGCTGAAGGCAATGGCTGTGTTTGAAGACCTGCCAGTGTTGAAAAAAAAGATTGCAGAACTTGAGAAAAGGCTGGATGAGATAATAAATAAACAATGAGCAATGATTTTAGAGCGATGAGTAAAAG from the Nitrospirota bacterium genome contains:
- a CDS encoding OmpH family outer membrane protein — encoded protein: MKLSNKMLYAVITGLFLAMYTVMPVMAEDMKVGFIDAQKVLDESLRGKQVKDQLNEYVQSRQKIVDIEESELKNLQDEMTKQGAVLSPSAKQEKEDLFQRKFMDYQKKVSELQKEIQQRRTDKLDEFNIELRKIAKSLGEKEGYSMILTNLDVDIIIYAMPSLNLTESVIKELDKGLTNEKENKK
- the lpxD gene encoding UDP-3-O-(3-hydroxymyristoyl)glucosamine N-acyltransferase; translated protein: MNRKRDITLKEIATAISGELINGRGDILISSVAGLRDAKIGEISFLAHRRYLKDIEKTLASAVVIPKDMSFDRLPAIKVDNPYFAFSQLLHLFHDKPYSARGVDSSAFVGNNVELGEDISIFPYVYIGNNAVIGNNVTIYPFTFIGEGSVIGSNSIIYSNVAVREMCRIGSRVIIHCGAVIGSDGFGYVTHHGIHHKIPQIGGVVIEDDVEIGANTAIDRGTTGDTIIRKGSKIDNLIQVAHNVSIGENCLFAAQSGIAGSSTTGNYVIMAGQSGVADHINVGNNVIITGQSGATKDIKDGETVSGMPAMSHRSWLKAMAVFEDLPVLKKKIAELEKRLDEIINKQ